The Kluyveromyces lactis strain NRRL Y-1140 chromosome B complete sequence genome contains a region encoding:
- the MTR2 gene encoding Mtr2p (similar to uniprot|P34232 Saccharomyces cerevisiae YKL186C MTR2 mRNA transport regulator essential nuclear protein Mex67p and Mtr2p form a mRNA export complex which binds to RNA) codes for MNRQPQIVETFVKKVLAHLDEPDPAKLEQFLQLFNPHQCKIIFNSQPFGQAVQFLQAWQTGVVLTQHVITAVDFHVIPGTGTLLCNVNCKVRFDESGKDKNGQDSTVPANSQDSQSRPGQGSINSRSLDKPRPIWGTYYGVSLQLVLEDRIFTNDLNGVISSMNYTIVFKPSDSLMSI; via the coding sequence atgaatCGTCAACCTCAAATCGTGGAGACTTTTGTGAAGAAAGTACTGGCTCATCTAGATGAGCCCGATCCAGCAAAGTTGGAACAATTCCTACAGCTATTTAACCCACATCAGTGCAAaataatattcaattccCAACCGTTTGGACAGGCAGTGCAATTCCTTCAGGCATGGCAAACTGGAGTGGTACTGACGCAGCACGTTATCACCGCGGTTGATTTCCATGTGATACCAGGTACCGGAACCTTACTATGCAATGTGAACTGTAAAGTTAGATTTGACGAAAGTGGGAAGGATAAGAACGGCCAGGATAGCACAGTTCCAGCAAATAGTCAGGATTCACAGTCCCGCCCAGGTCAGGGATCGATTAATAGTAGATCACTGGATAAACCAAGACCTATATGGGGTACCTACTATGGTGTCTCATTACAGCTAGTGCTTGAAGATCGGATTTTCACTAACGACTTGAACGGAGTGATATCTAGCATGAACTACACAATAGTATTCAAACCatcagattctttgatGAGCATATAA